From the Oncorhynchus nerka isolate Pitt River linkage group LG28, Oner_Uvic_2.0, whole genome shotgun sequence genome, one window contains:
- the LOC115113190 gene encoding SPARC-like isoform X2, giving the protein MHLTINLLCLLVLTFHPDLAMGGRSQRKQRQAEDSLRPYLGRVDPVQLCELLKCHSPMGSWCQVVRDNEVLVPKCVCPKTCPRQGAPVCSVLGKTYGNECLLHREACRKRRRIGLAHIGPCLVPKANCTEEEYGQFPYRLMDWFLLLSRMGKSYAPYALPQSCLSHTQRTQLAQRRFALLDRNKDGKLSQRDLRKLRYKRMPLEQCANFFFQSCDHNKNSKVTLHEWISCLVDRSESWFQNFMSMQMGSGKLCPMKTDNHL; this is encoded by the exons GGAGGAAGATCCCAGCGCAAACAAAGGCAGGCTGAGGACAGTCTAAGACCATACCTGGGTAGAGTGGACCCAG TCCAACTGTGTGAGCTGCTGAAGTGTCACAGTCCAATGGGCTCCTGGTGCCAAGTGGTGCGGGACAACGAAGTCCTCGTCCCAAAGTGTGTGTGTCCGAAGACCTGCCCACG GCAGGGGGCACCAGTGTGCAGCGTTCTGGGAAAGACCTATGGGAATGAGTGTCTGCTGCATAGAGAAGCCTGCCGCAAGAGACGTCGCATTGGACTGGCTCATATAGGACCCTGTCTTG TTCCCAAGGCAAACTGCACAGAGGAGGAGTATGGCCAATTCCCATACCGTCTAATGGACTGGTTCCTCCTATTAAGTCGTATGGGAAAGTCTTATGCCCCCTATGCCCTGCCCCAGAGCTGCCTGAGCCATACCCAGCGCACCCAACTAGCCCAG CGGCGGTTTGCCCTGCTGGACAGGAACAAGGACGGGAAGCTGAGCCAGAGGGACCTGAGGAAGTTGCGCTACAAGAGAATGCCTCTCGAGCAATGTGCTAACTTCTTCTTCCA GTCATGTGACCATAACAAGAACAGTAAGGTGACCCTGCATGAATGGATCTCCTGTCTGGTGGATCGCTCAGAGAGCTGGTTCCAAAACTTCATGT ctATGCAAATGGGATCCGGTAAGCTGTGTCCCATGAAGACCGACAACCACCTTTGA